One Micavibrio aeruginosavorus ARL-13 genomic window carries:
- a CDS encoding AAA family ATPase translates to MEKHGFMIAIGGLSGSGKSTLAGRLAAETGAVWLRSDSIRKELWGVDPLTKLPPEAYSRDFSTKTYETLASRMEENLRAGRIVIVDMSFAKPVERRSFANRATACGAGFHGIWLDATPDTLKTRVDARVGDVSDADSTIVTMQLGFDLGTIEWSRINTDRPADSVYRLACALLGVDGPTPIRAIKLEP, encoded by the coding sequence ATGGAAAAACACGGCTTTATGATTGCGATTGGCGGGCTGTCAGGATCAGGCAAATCGACGCTGGCCGGACGATTGGCGGCGGAAACCGGCGCGGTCTGGCTGCGGTCCGATTCCATTCGCAAGGAATTGTGGGGCGTGGACCCGCTGACCAAATTGCCGCCCGAGGCCTATAGCCGCGATTTCAGCACCAAGACCTACGAAACGCTGGCCAGCCGGATGGAAGAGAATTTGCGCGCCGGACGGATCGTGATTGTCGATATGAGCTTTGCCAAGCCCGTCGAGCGCCGGAGCTTCGCCAACCGGGCCACCGCCTGTGGCGCGGGATTCCACGGGATCTGGCTGGATGCCACACCCGATACGCTGAAAACCCGCGTCGATGCCCGGGTGGGGGATGTATCGGATGCCGATTCCACAATCGTGACCATGCAATTGGGCTTTGATCTGGGCACCATTGAATGGAGCCGGATCAACACCGACCGCCCGGCGGACAGCGTTTACCGTCTGGCTTGTGCCCTGCTGGGCGTGGACGGTCCCACCCCCATCCGCGCGATCAAGCTGGAACCATAA
- a CDS encoding WD40/YVTN/BNR-like repeat-containing protein — translation MKKTILSVAIMLCVLSSAKPSWAAGEQPGDACTVAGAVVRAAGPDQVPYLTLVCNGSTWVLADERTTAGRSLFRVGSDATACDATKVGRISFVGGAWTYCHDSSWKAIGLPNCAAGQGLTQGVAGPECCPTMGWAVTAPPEANSWSNVTYGNGLFVAVSTNGTNRIMTSPDGVNWTARAAPENLAWNRIFFGNNLFIVTTSSTSNRIMTSPDGVTWTARTVPQSNSWQGVTYGNGLYVAVSSNGTNRVMTSPDGVTWTLRTAAADNAWMAITYGDGLFVATSSNGTNRVMTSPNGITWTSRFLPGTDPAVYSIAYGNGRFAGVSSGGRVFTSTDGINWSQATLSETNFLRSITFNGTKFITVSNNGTSRIATSVDGVTWQLYQAPEASNWMSVTNGGGKVVATATSGTNTIMYSIDVPCP, via the coding sequence ATGAAAAAAACGATCCTGTCCGTTGCTATCATGCTGTGCGTGCTGTCTTCCGCCAAGCCATCATGGGCCGCTGGGGAACAACCGGGTGATGCCTGCACCGTGGCCGGGGCGGTTGTGCGTGCCGCCGGACCCGATCAGGTGCCATATCTCACCTTGGTGTGCAACGGATCGACATGGGTATTGGCGGATGAACGCACAACAGCCGGGCGTAGCTTGTTCAGAGTTGGCAGCGACGCCACCGCCTGTGACGCCACAAAGGTGGGGCGAATAAGTTTTGTTGGGGGGGCGTGGACCTATTGCCACGATTCCAGCTGGAAAGCGATTGGGCTTCCGAATTGTGCAGCAGGGCAGGGTTTAACGCAGGGTGTGGCTGGTCCGGAATGTTGCCCGACAATGGGCTGGGCTGTGACCGCTCCGCCAGAGGCCAACAGCTGGTCCAATGTAACGTATGGAAACGGTTTGTTTGTTGCGGTTTCGACAAACGGTACAAACCGGATCATGACATCCCCCGATGGCGTTAATTGGACTGCGCGTGCAGCCCCAGAAAATTTGGCGTGGAATAGGATTTTTTTTGGTAACAATCTGTTCATTGTTACGACATCGTCCACCAGTAACCGGATCATGACGTCCCCTGATGGGGTGACGTGGACAGCGCGGACCGTTCCGCAAAGCAATAGTTGGCAAGGTGTAACGTATGGCAATGGTTTGTATGTTGCGGTTTCGTCAAATGGTACGAACCGTGTCATGACATCCCCCGATGGGGTGACATGGACGTTGCGGACGGCAGCCGCAGATAATGCGTGGATGGCGATTACCTATGGTGATGGATTGTTTGTTGCGACTTCGTCGAATGGGACAAACCGTGTCATGACATCCCCCAATGGGATTACATGGACATCCCGGTTTTTGCCGGGAACGGACCCGGCTGTATATTCTATAGCGTATGGCAATGGGCGTTTTGCGGGCGTCAGTTCTGGTGGTCGTGTTTTTACATCGACAGACGGGATAAACTGGTCACAGGCCACATTATCCGAAACGAATTTCCTTCGCTCGATTACCTTTAATGGGACTAAGTTTATTACCGTATCGAATAACGGAACCAGCAGGATTGCAACATCTGTGGATGGGGTAACGTGGCAATTGTATCAGGCCCCCGAAGCAAGCAATTGGATGTCTGTGACCAATGGTGGCGGAAAGGTTGTGGCCACGGCCACGTCCGGAACAAATACGATAATGTACTCCATTGATGTACCGTGTCCGTAA
- a CDS encoding tail fiber domain-containing protein yields MQRRFVLLALASAALFVLPQSAYAQEAQPGDACTTNGAVRSTGGPEQMPRRMLICNGTTWQSALEQTTAGASLLQIGNDTGSCTTAKLGRMRYNGTSTWEYCNGSTWAALGSGGSAAGADREIQFNSGGAFGTSSTFKLMADGDLLLAGPSTTGIASVPVSGNGTRMFFDFQTSAFRVGSVSGTQWDNANIGIFSVAMGFDATASNTFGVAMGAQTTASGVSSTAMGYNTIAAGSHSFAAGRDVNITTTGSGSFGFGLTNTAPAIKPQVSGAQSFGIFMGNQNAVNFSAANTMGLFGGKMVIDSTIPATNLVADTELEIDGTLKIGSGGEACDASREGSIQYLAASDTFQVCATAGSWTALGGGGSAAGSDREIQFNSGGLFGASASLTFDGTGLYSKAFYADATGTTYDTAVSGISDADYGVGIYGEFAHPTNLGTGVRGNASSTNGRGVQGTASASTGLTYGGYFESDSSTGVGVFGIGGGYGIRGEATSATGYAGYFFNSADGWGVYSENDMGLASGKYLNWGSTRGSTGYGIRDNAGTIECKNSGGAWAACAGSGGASLSGLTAATATNTIANANFTQTWNWDTLTTGNGLVLNSTSLTDGNILRVINSNTTGTGGPIYAQTSSTGALSYGVGGFATSTTGLSIGLYGSSTSSSGNGVRGSAGSGTGTTSGVYGSASSTSGRGVYGWAAAATGTTYGVYGTSASSAGYGGYFTNTSTGVALRAQGDLEYTGSLRDMSDIRLKDNVKPLDSSLEKITQLQGISFTMKDSNTHDTEYGFSAQDVQKIYPNLVHKANDEDGTLSMNYTGLIAPLVEAIKEQQKEIEVLKAEIEALKARE; encoded by the coding sequence ATGCAACGTCGTTTTGTGCTGCTTGCTTTGGCCAGTGCCGCGCTTTTCGTTCTGCCGCAATCCGCATACGCACAGGAAGCCCAGCCGGGCGATGCGTGTACCACCAACGGTGCGGTGCGATCGACCGGTGGCCCCGAACAAATGCCGCGCCGCATGTTGATTTGTAACGGCACAACGTGGCAAAGCGCACTGGAACAAACCACGGCCGGTGCCTCTCTCCTGCAAATTGGCAACGATACCGGATCGTGCACCACGGCCAAGCTGGGCCGGATGCGCTATAACGGCACATCGACATGGGAATATTGCAACGGATCGACATGGGCGGCATTGGGGAGCGGCGGGTCAGCCGCAGGCGCGGACCGGGAAATTCAATTTAATTCAGGGGGCGCGTTTGGTACATCCAGCACATTCAAATTGATGGCGGATGGTGATTTATTGTTGGCCGGACCATCCACCACGGGAATCGCAAGCGTTCCCGTATCCGGAAACGGAACGCGGATGTTCTTTGACTTCCAAACATCGGCATTCCGCGTGGGATCTGTAAGCGGCACACAATGGGATAATGCCAATATCGGAATCTTTAGTGTCGCGATGGGATTCGACGCAACAGCCAGCAACACTTTCGGTGTCGCAATGGGGGCTCAAACAACAGCCAGCGGCGTTTCCAGTACCGCCATGGGGTATAACACAATCGCCGCAGGCTCTCATAGCTTCGCCGCCGGCAGAGACGTCAACATAACCACGACAGGCAGTGGATCGTTTGGCTTTGGGCTAACAAACACAGCCCCAGCCATAAAACCGCAAGTATCCGGCGCGCAATCCTTTGGCATTTTCATGGGCAACCAGAACGCCGTGAATTTTTCCGCCGCAAACACGATGGGATTATTCGGCGGCAAGATGGTGATTGATTCTACCATTCCCGCCACCAATCTGGTCGCGGACACAGAACTGGAAATCGATGGCACATTGAAAATCGGCAGTGGCGGCGAAGCATGCGATGCCAGCCGCGAGGGATCGATTCAATATCTGGCCGCATCCGATACATTCCAGGTTTGCGCCACAGCCGGAAGCTGGACCGCGTTGGGCGGCGGCGGGTCAGCCGCAGGATCCGACCGAGAAATTCAGTTTAATAGCGGTGGACTGTTCGGAGCCAGCGCATCGTTAACATTCGATGGCACAGGTTTGTATAGCAAGGCTTTTTACGCAGACGCGACAGGAACAACGTACGATACTGCCGTCTCGGGGATAAGTGATGCTGACTATGGTGTAGGTATTTATGGCGAATTCGCGCACCCAACAAACTTAGGAACTGGCGTTCGCGGGAACGCCAGCAGCACCAATGGCAGAGGCGTCCAGGGCACAGCCTCAGCATCGACCGGACTGACCTACGGCGGCTATTTTGAAAGTGACAGTTCCACGGGCGTGGGCGTTTTCGGGATAGGGGGCGGGTATGGCATTAGAGGGGAGGCCACGAGCGCCACTGGATACGCAGGATATTTCTTCAACTCCGCCGATGGCTGGGGCGTCTATTCTGAGAATGATATGGGTCTGGCCTCCGGAAAATATCTCAACTGGGGATCGACGCGCGGTAGTACCGGTTACGGTATTCGCGACAACGCGGGAACGATCGAATGTAAAAATTCTGGTGGAGCATGGGCCGCGTGCGCAGGAAGTGGCGGTGCATCGCTGTCCGGTCTGACCGCGGCAACGGCGACCAACACAATCGCCAATGCCAACTTCACGCAAACATGGAACTGGGACACGCTGACAACGGGCAATGGTTTGGTGTTGAACTCAACATCATTGACGGATGGCAATATCCTGCGCGTTATCAACAGCAACACCACAGGCACCGGCGGTCCGATTTATGCCCAAACGAGCAGCACTGGCGCATTAAGCTACGGTGTAGGCGGCTTTGCGACCTCCACCACCGGCTTGAGCATAGGCCTTTACGGTTCCAGCACCAGTTCAAGCGGTAACGGTGTTCGTGGCAGTGCGGGATCAGGCACCGGCACAACATCTGGCGTTTACGGTAGCGCCTCCAGCACCAGCGGGCGCGGCGTATATGGCTGGGCCGCCGCTGCAACCGGCACAACATACGGCGTCTATGGCACATCCGCCAGCTCCGCCGGATATGGTGGATATTTCACCAATACGTCCACGGGCGTGGCCCTGCGGGCACAGGGTGATTTGGAATATACCGGGTCATTGCGTGACATGTCGGATATTCGGTTGAAGGACAATGTGAAGCCGTTGGATTCATCACTGGAAAAAATCACGCAACTGCAGGGTATTTCATTCACCATGAAGGACAGCAATACGCACGACACCGAATATGGTTTTTCGGCCCAGGATGTTCAAAAAATCTATCCCAACCTGGTCCACAAAGCCAACGATGAAGATGGCACATTGTCGATGAATTACACCGGATTGATCGCCCCGCTGGTCGAAGCCATCAAGGAACAGCAAAAAGAAATTGAAGTGCTGAAGGCCGAAATCGAAGCGTTGAAAGCCCGGGAATAA
- the pyk gene encoding pyruvate kinase: MTSTEICPLIRKRQTKIVATLGPASANIEMIEKLVLAGVDVVRLNFSHGEHADHAARVKIIRGLETKLARPIAIIADLQGPKLRVGRFKDGSITLTAGQKLRLDLDKTEGDDTRVNLPHPEIINTLSPGAFILCDDGKVRMKIIDKGADFLIAEVVSGTKLSNNKGVNVPGVILPIPALTEKDRKDLVAALDMGVDWVAQSFVQRPEDVAEAKKLIGGRAALMAKIEKPSAIELFAGILDLVDGIMLARGDLGVEIPPEEVPALQKKIVRQVRQSGKPIIVATQMLESMIESPAPTRAEASDVATAVYDGTDAVMLSAETAAGKYPIESVSIMDRICQHVEADDLYRRIMDADHPDADTDASDAITIAACQVAQTINAACITNYTSSGSTTLRTARQRPAMPILCLSHSAQTTRRLMLSYGVHAVYTPDVTSFADAVKMATEQAAIQGLAKKGQRLVLTAGVPFGTPGSTNALRVAWVE, from the coding sequence ATGACCAGCACTGAAATCTGCCCCCTGATCCGTAAACGCCAGACCAAGATCGTCGCCACACTCGGCCCCGCATCGGCGAATATTGAGATGATCGAGAAACTGGTTCTGGCCGGGGTTGATGTGGTGCGGTTGAACTTCAGCCACGGCGAACACGCCGACCATGCCGCACGCGTGAAAATTATTCGCGGACTGGAAACCAAACTGGCCCGCCCCATCGCCATCATCGCCGATTTGCAGGGTCCGAAATTACGCGTTGGCCGATTTAAAGACGGGTCCATCACGCTGACCGCCGGGCAAAAACTGCGCCTCGATCTGGATAAAACCGAGGGCGATGACACCCGCGTCAATTTGCCGCACCCGGAAATCATCAACACGCTGAGCCCCGGCGCGTTCATCCTGTGCGATGACGGCAAGGTGCGGATGAAGATTATTGATAAGGGCGCGGATTTCCTGATCGCGGAAGTGGTCAGCGGCACGAAATTGTCGAACAACAAGGGCGTGAACGTACCCGGTGTGATTTTGCCCATTCCGGCCCTGACCGAAAAGGATCGCAAGGATCTGGTCGCAGCCCTTGATATGGGTGTGGATTGGGTCGCACAAAGCTTCGTGCAGCGCCCGGAAGATGTCGCCGAAGCCAAAAAACTGATCGGTGGTCGCGCCGCGTTGATGGCAAAGATTGAAAAGCCCTCCGCGATTGAATTGTTCGCCGGCATCCTCGATCTGGTCGATGGCATTATGCTGGCGCGTGGTGATCTGGGCGTTGAAATTCCGCCGGAAGAAGTGCCCGCCCTGCAGAAAAAAATCGTGCGGCAGGTACGCCAGTCCGGCAAGCCGATTATCGTCGCGACCCAGATGCTGGAATCCATGATTGAAAGCCCAGCCCCGACCCGGGCGGAGGCCAGTGACGTGGCCACCGCCGTGTATGACGGCACCGACGCCGTGATGCTGTCCGCCGAAACCGCCGCCGGGAAATATCCGATTGAATCCGTATCCATCATGGACCGTATTTGCCAGCACGTCGAAGCCGACGATCTGTACCGCCGCATTATGGATGCCGACCATCCGGATGCGGATACCGATGCGTCGGACGCGATCACCATTGCGGCCTGTCAGGTGGCACAGACAATCAACGCCGCCTGCATCACCAATTACACATCATCGGGATCGACCACGCTGCGTACCGCGCGCCAGCGCCCGGCGATGCCGATTTTGTGCTTGTCGCATTCGGCACAGACCACACGCCGTTTGATGCTGTCCTATGGCGTGCATGCCGTGTACACGCCGGACGTCACATCCTTCGCCGACGCGGTCAAGATGGCCACGGAACAGGCCGCGATTCAGGGGTTGGCAAAGAAAGGCCAACGCCTGGTCCTGACCGCCGGGGTGCCGTTCGGCACGCCGGGATCGACCAACGCGTTGCGTGTGGCCTGGGTTGAATAA